Proteins found in one Takifugu rubripes chromosome 17, fTakRub1.2, whole genome shotgun sequence genomic segment:
- the LOC101069457 gene encoding ATP-binding cassette sub-family A member 1 isoform X1, with the protein MAVSTQLGLLLWKNFTYRRRQTIQLLIEIIWPLFIFFILISVRTYYPPYEQHECHFPNKAMPSAGTLPWVQGIICNANNPCFRNPTPGESPGMVGNFNDSIISRLLIDAKKILLYTQNDRSYEGYSKLLRALRKMQKNTAHFKLKDFLKDDETLSHFLHRNASLPHHALKQIVEADVNLEKVLTKGFGFHLRDLCNATPLEEFVHIADRNVSRLTQEIICKSSSDWLNKAQSHFLSNLDFFKPIRDVRSDPKVVQEVSAATNYLLENLGALAVEFSSIKSWKDMRREIMFLTANATGSPNQMYQAVSRIVCGHPEGGGLKIKSLNWYEDNNYKALFGNHGNDSDSETRSTYDNSSTPYCNNLMKNMESSPISRMIWRALKPLLMGKILYTPDTPATQRIIHEVNKTFQELGVLRELGGMWDEVKPRILNFIENSEEMDLVRTMLQNNASAAFLNSQLSGTEWRVSDISLFLSKAAKDPRRPGSPYTWRDVFNETDHAIQTISRFMECVNLDKLEPVANEERLVNKSMGLLDNQRFWAGIVFPDIEPSNSTELPAKVNYKIRMDIDNVERTNKIKDSYWDPGPRADPFEDLRYIWGGFSYLQDIIEHGIIRAVTGTTEKIGVYLQQMPYPCYVDDIFLRVMSRSMPLFMTLAWMYSVAIIIKGVVYEKEARLKETMRIMGLNNGILWLSWFISSLIPLLISAGLLVMLLKMGNLLPYSDPGVVFLFLGSFGVVTIMQCFLISTLFSRANLAAACGGIIYFTLYLPYVLCVAWQDYVGFGAKIVVSLLSPVAFGFGCEYFALFEEQGVGIQWSNLLASPLEEDSYNLTTSICLMLFDAVLYGVMTWYIEAVFPGQYGIPRAWYFPFTRTYWCGEKENQNLSSSLSKGNAEVCIEEEPAHIEPGVYIENLVKVYSNGNKLAVDGLSLKFYNGQITSFLGHNGAGKTTTMSILTGLFPPTSGTAYILGKDIRTELSTIRQNLGVCPQHNVLFSMLTVEEHIWFYARLKGLPEEKVKAEMEQIVNDVGLPHKRQSRTSTLSGGMQRKLSVALAFVGGSKVVILDEPTAGVDPYARRGIWDLLLKYRQGRTILLSTHHMDEADILGDRIAIISHGKLCCVGSSLFLKTQLGTGYYLTLVKRDYDLTLQSCRNSASTVSYSKKAEKEDSVSESSSDAGLGSEPDSETTTIDVSLISNVIFKHVSEARLVEDLGHELTYVLPYQSAKDGAFVELFHELDDRLTDLGISSYGISDTTLEEIFLKVAEDSGVDSVELSDGVVPTRTRRRHAFGDHQSCLKPFTEDDFDFNDSEGDPDSRETDWLGGTDGKGSYQVKGWSLKRQQFVALLWKRFLYARRSRKGFFAQIVLPAVFVCIALVFSLIVPPFGKYPSLVLDPTMYGEQFAFISNDQPENHHINKLQAALTEKPGFGTRCMDGGPSLDAPCAPAESDWNVPDVSQSVTELFERGNWSVENPSPLCECSCGGRKRMLPECPPGAGGLPPPQMKINDNITLQNLTGRNISDYLVKTYAKIIGKSLKNKIWVNEFRYGGFSLGARQSQLMAHADEMDEAIAALRQRFHLERGTAGDRFFHSLSNFIQGMDTKNIVKIWFNNKGWHSIGSFLNVMNNGILRANLQAGKDPKTFGINAYNHPLNLTKEQLSQVALMTTSVDVLVSICVIFAMSFVPASFVVFLIQERVNKAKHMQFISGVQPFLYWLANFVWDMCNYIVPATLVIVIFVCFQQEAYVSSTNLPVLALLLLLYGWSITPLMYPASFFFKIPSTAYVVLTSVNILIGINGSVSTFVLELFGSNEIGGINDILKNVFLIFPHFCLGRGLIDMVKNQAMADALERFGENRFRSPLAWDMVGKNLFAMAIEGVIFFSITVLIQYHFFFKARSSTSHLKPIGEEDEDVARERQRILSGGGQSDILELRQLTKIYKRKQKPAVDRLCVGIPRGECFGLLGVNGAGKTSTFKMLTGDSMVTGGEAYLASKSVTKEIDEVHQNMGYCPQFDAINDLLTGREHLEFYAILRGVPEKEVCEVADWGIRKLGLMKYVDKAAGSYSGGNMRKLSTAIALIGGPPVVFLDEPTTGMDPKARRALWNAILSIIKEGRSVVLTSHSMEECEALCTRMAIMVNGRFRCLGSVQHLKNRFGDGYTIILRVAGPDPDLRPVMGFIERELPGSTLKEKHRNMLQYQLPTSLTSLARIFSLLSKNKEALSIEDYSVSQTTLDQVFVNFAKDQSDEDHFKEVNLNKRDAVVVDLSQLNPFLTDNSTRESCV; encoded by the exons ATGGCTGTCTCCACTCAGCTGGGTCTGCTGCTTTGGAAGAACTTCACCTACCGGCGAAGACAGACC ATCCAGCTGCTCATTGAAATCATCTGGCCccttttcatcttcttcatcctgATCTCAGTCCGAACCTACTACCCACCTTATGAGCAGCATGAAT GTCACTTCCCCAACAAGGCCATGCCCTCTGCGGGCACGTTGCCCTGGGTGCAAGGCATCATCTGCAACGCTAACAACCCCTGTTTCCGCAATCCCACCCCAGGCGAGAGTCCCGGGATGGTGGGGAACTTCAACGATTCAAT CATCTCCCGCCTGCTGATCGATGCCAAGAAGATCCTGCTGTACACGCAGAACGATCGAAGCTACGAGGGCTACAGCAAACTGTTGAGAGCACTCAGGAAGATGCAGAAGAACACAGCTC ATTTCAAGCTGAAGGACTTTTTGAAGGACGACGAGACCCTCTCGCACTTCCTGCACCGCAACGCCTCGCTGCCCCACCACGCGCTGAAGCAGATCGTGGAGGCCGACGTCAACCTGGAGAAG GTCCTGACCAAAGGCTTCGGCTTCCATCTCAGAGACCTCTGCAACGCGACGCCGCTGGAGGAGTTCGTTCACATTGCTGACCGCAACGTGTCTCGCCTGACCCAAGAAATTATATGCAAGTCCTCCAGTGACTGGCTAAATAAGGCGCAAAGCCACTTTCTGTCCAACCTTGACTTCTTCAAACCGATCCGG GACGTGAGATCAGACCCCAAAGTGGTTCAGGAAGTCTCAGCTGCCACCAACTATCTTCTAGAGAACCTTGGGGCTCTGGCTGTGGAG TTTTCCAGCATCAAGAGTTGGAAGGATATGCGCAGGGAGATCATGTTCCTGACTGCCAATGCCACAGGCTCTCCAAACCAGATGTACCAGGCCGTTTCCCGTATTGTTTGCGGGCATCCTGAAGGGGGCGGCTTGAAAATCAAGTCACTCAACTGGTATGAGGACAACAACTACAAGGCCTTGTTTGGAAATCATGGCAACGACAGTGACAGTGAGACCCGGTCGACCTACGACAACTCCTCAA CCCCCTACTGCAACAACCTGATGAAGAACATGGAGTCCAGCCCCATTTCCAGGATGATCTGGAGGGCGCTGAAGCCTCTGCTCATGGGGAAGATCCTTTATACCCCAGACACTCCAGCGACCCAGCGAATAATCCACGAG gttaATAAGACCTTCCAGGAACTTGGCGTCTTAAGGGAACTCGGCGGCATGTGGGACGAGGTGAAACCCCGCATTTTAAACTTCATCGAGAACAGCGAGGAAATGGATTTGGTTCGG ACCATGCTGCAGAACAACGCCAGCGCCGCTTTCTTGAATTCTCAGCTCAGTGGGACCGAGTGGCGTGTGTCGGATATATCGCTGTTCCTGTCCAAGGCCGCAAAGGACCCCCGGCGGCCTGGTTCCCCTTACACCTGGAGAGACGTCTTCAACGAGACCGATCATGCCATACAGACCATCTCCCGCTTCATGGAG TGCGTGAACCTCGACAAACTGGAGCCGGTAGCAAATGAAGAGAGGCTGGTCAATAAGTCCATGGGGCTTCTGGACAACCAGAGATTCTGGGCCGGAATCGTGTTTCCCGATATCGAGCCGAGCAACAGCACCGAGCTGCCTGCCAAAGTCAACTACAAGATCCGTATGGACATCGATAATGTGGAGAGGACGAACAAGATTAAAGATAG CTATTGGGACCCTGGTCCCAGGGCAGATCCCTTTGAGGACCTCCGGTATATATGGGGCGGATTTTCCTACCTGCAGGACATCATCGAGCATGGAATTATTCGAGCTGTCACCGGCACCACGGAGAAGATCGGCGTGTACCTTCAGCAGATGCCCTACCCGTGCTACGTGGATGACAT TTTCCTGCGCGTGATGAGCAGATCGATGCCTCTCTTCATGACCTTGGCGTGGATGTACTCGGTAGCCATCATCATCAAGGGCGTGGTGTACGAGAAGGAAGCCCGGCTGAAGGAGACGATGAGGATCATGGGACTGAACAATGGAATCCTGTGGCTCAGCTGGTTCATCAGCAGTTTAATCCCGCTCTTGATCAGCGCCGGCCTGCTGGTGATGCTCCTGAAG ATGGGAAACCTGCTGCCCTACAGCGATCCGGGAGTGGTGTTTCTGTTCCTGGGCTCCTTTGGTGTCGTGACCATCATGCAGTGCTTCCTCATCAGCACGCTGTTCTCTCGGGCCAACTTGGCAGCTGCCTGCGGTGGGATCATATACTTCACCCTCTACCTGCCCTATGTGCTGTGTGTCGCCTGGCAAGACTACGTGGGCTTCGGAGCCAAAATCGTAGTG agtcTTCTCTCCCCTGTGGCTTTTGGGTTCGGTTGTGAATACTTTGCCTTGTTTGAGGAGCAAGGCGTGGGCATCCAGTGGTCCAACCTACTGGCCAGCCCTCTGGAGGAAGACAGCTACAACCTGACCACCTCCATCTGCCTCATGCTGTTTGACGCCGTGCTCTATGGCGTGATGACCTGGTACATCGAAGCCGTCTTCCCTG GTCAGTACGGAATCCCACGGGCTTGGTATTTCCCTTTCACAAGAACCTACTGGTGCGGAGAAAAGGAGAACCAGAATCTTTCTTCATCCTTGTCAAAGGGCAATGCTGAAG TGTGCATCGAGGAGGAGCCAGCTCACATCGAGCCCGGTGTCTACATCGAAAACCTGGTAAAGGTTTACAGCAATGGAAACAAGCTGGCTGTTGACGGACTGTCCCTGAAGTTCTATAATGGACAGATAACCTCCTTCCTCGGCCACAATGGAGCCGGCAAGACCACGACCAT gTCCATCTTGACGGGCCTGTTTCCACCGACCTCTGGCACGGCCTACATCCTCGGCAAAGACATCCGTACCGAACTGAGCACCATTCGGCAGAACCTCGGCGTGTGTCCCCAGCACAACGTTCTTTTTAGCAT GCTGACGGTGGAGGAGCACATTTGGTTCTACGCCCGTCTGAAGGGCCTGCcggaggagaaggtgaaggcAGAGATGGAGCAAATCGTCAACGACGTCGGTCTGCCTCACAAACGACAGTCCCGCACCAGCACACTGTCGG GAGGGATGCAGAGGAAGCTCTCTGTGGCTCTGGCTTTTGTGGGAGGCTCCAAAGTCGTCATCCTGGACGAACCAACTGCTGGTGTTGATCCTTACGCCCGCAGGGGAATCTGGGACCTGCTGCTGAAATACAGACAAG gCCGCACCATCCTGCTCTCCACGCACCACATGGATGAGGCCGACATCCTCGGCGACCGCATCGCCATCATTTCCCACGGCAAGCTGTGCTGCGTCGGCTCCTCGCTCTTCCTGAAGACCCAACTGGGGACGGGCTACTACCTGACCCTGGTCAAAAGAGATTACGACTTGACCCTTCAGTCCTGCAGGAACTCCGCCAGTACCGTCTCGTACAGCAAGAAGGCAGAAAAG GAGGACAGCGTGTCAGAGAGCAGTTCAGATGCCGGTCTTGGCAGCGAACCCGATAGTGAAACCACCACAATCG atgtgtccCTCATCTCCAATGTGATTTTCAAGCACGTCTCGGAAGCTCGCCTGGTCGAGGACCTCGGTCACGAGCTCACCTATGTCTTGCCGTACCAGTCAGCTAAAGACGGAGCCTTCGTTGAGCTCTTCCACGAACTAGATGACCGGCTCACCGATCTGGGCATTTCCAGCTATGGAATATCTGACACCACACTAGAAGAG ATTTTCCTGAAGGTGGCCGAGGACAGTGGAGTGGATTCTGTTGAGCTCTCAG ATGGAGTTGTGCCCACCAGGACTCGCCGTCGTCATGCTTTCGGAGACCACCAGAGCTGCCTGAAGCCCTTCACCGAGGATGACTTTGATTTCAACGACTCTGAAGGTGACCCAG ACTCCCGGGAGACCGACTGGCTCGGCGGAACAGACGGCAAAGGTTCCTACCAGGTTAAAGGCTGGAGTCTGAAGAGACAGCAGTTCGTGGCACTACTGTGGAAGCGGTTCCTCTACGCTCGTCGATCCAGGAAAGGCTTCTTTGCTCAG ATTGTTCTGCcggctgtgtttgtctgcattgctctggtgttcagcCTGATCGTTCCTCCCTTCGGGAAGTACCCAAGTCTGGTTCTGGATCCCACCATGTATGGAGAACAGTTCGCCTTCATCAG TAATGACCAACCTGAAAACCATCACATCAACAAGTTACAAGCAGCTCTCACAGAAAAACCAGGATTTGGAACTCGATGCATGGATGGAGGACCTTCACT GGACGCGCCGTGTGCACCAGCTGAGTCAGATTGGAACGTCCCAGATGTCTCCCAAAGTGTGACAGAGCTATTTGAGAGAGGCAACTGGTCGGTGGAGAACCCGTCTCCGCTTTGTGAGTGCAGCTGTGGCGGCCGAAAGAGGATGCTTCCAGAGTGTCCTCCCGGTGCTGGTGGACTTCCGCCACCTCAG ATGAAGATCAATGACAACATCACCCTGCAGAACCTGACTGGCAGGAACATTTCAGACTACCTTGTGAAAACATATGCAAAGATTATCGGCAAGAG CCTGAAGAACAAGATCTGGGTCAACGAGTTTAG ATACGGTGGATTTTCATTGGGAGCCAGACAATCTCAGCTGATGGCGCACGCAGATGAAATGGATGAGGCGATTGCTGCGCTGAGGCAACGCTTCCATCTGGAAAGA GGAACTGCAGGCGATCGATTCTTCCACAGTCTCTCTAATTTTATCCAAGGAATGGATACCAAGAATATCGTCAAG ATTTGGTTCAACAACAAAGGCTGGCACAGTATCGGCTCTTTCCTCAACGTGATGAACAACGGGATCCTGCGGGCAAACCTGCAAGCTGGCAAAGACCCCAAAACGTTCGGCATCAATGCATACAATCACCCGCTTAACCTCACCAAGGAGCAGCTGTCGCAGGTGGCGCT GATGACAACATCGGTCGACGTGCTGGTTTCCATCTGCGTGATCTTCGCCATGTCCTTCGTGCCAGCGAGTTTTGTCgtcttcctcatccaggagAGAGTGAACAAAGCCAAACACATGCAGTTCATCAGCGGAGTGCAGCCGTTCCTCTACTGGCTGGCCAACTTTGTTTGGGACATG TGCAACTACATTGTTCCGGCTACGCTGGTCATCGTcatctttgtgtgtttccaaCAAGAGGCCTACGTCTCCTCCACGAACCTGCCcgtcctggctctgctgctgctgctctacgg GTGGTCCATCACCCCTCTGATGTACCCAGCCTCGTTCTTCTTTAAGATCCCCAGCACAGCCTACGTGGTTCTAACCAGCGTGAACATACTGATCGGAATCAACGGCAGCGTCTCTACGTTCGTGCTGGAGCTGTTTGGAAGCAAT GAGATTGGCGGCATCAACGACATCCTGAAGAACGTGTTCCTCATCTTCCCGCATTTCTGTCTGGGCAGAGGGTTGATTGACATGGTGAAGAATCAGGCGATGGCCGACGCCTTGGAAAGATTTG GTGAAAACCGCTTCCGATCACCTCTGGCCTGGGACATGGTGGGAAAGAACCTGTTTGCGATGGCCATAGAGGGCGTGATCTTCTTCAGCATTACTGTTCTTATTCAGTACCACTTCTTCTTCAAGGCCAG GTCATCGACAAGCCATCTAAAACCTATCGGAGAAGAAGACGAGGACGTGGCTAGAGAGCGGCAGAGGATCCTGAGCGGCGGTGGGCAGTCGGACATCTTGGAGCTCCGACAGCTAACCAAGATTTACAAGCGCAAGCAGAAGCCGGCCGTGGACAGGCTGTGTGTTGGCATCCCACGTGGCGAG TGTTTTGGTTTGCTGGGGGTAAACGGGGCAGGTAAAACCAGCACTTTTAAAATGCTGACTGGTGACTCGATGGTGACCGGTGGAGAGGCCTATCTGGCCAGCAAAAG TGTAACAAAAGAGATCGATGAGGTGCACCAGAATATGGGATACTGCCCCCAGTTCGACGCCATAAACGACCTGCTGACGGGCAGAGAACACCTCGAGTTCTACGCCATCTTGAGAGGAGTCCCAGAGAAAGAAGTCTGTGAG GTGGCAGACTGGGGCATCCGAAAGCTGGGCTTAATGAAATATGTGGACAAGGCAGCGGGCAGCTACAGTGGAGGGAACATGAGGAAACTGTCTACAGCCATCGCTTTGATAGGAGGACCGCCTGTCGTCTTTTTG GATGAACCGACAACAGGCATGGACCCTAAAGCGCGGCGTGCCCTGTGGAACGCCATCCTGAGCATCATTAAAGAGGGACGATCTGTCGTCCTAACATCTCACAG CATGGAGGAATGCGAAGCGCTCTGCACCAGAATGGCCATCATGGTCAACGGCAGGTTCCGCTGCCTGGGCAGCGTGCAACACCTCAAAAACAG GTTTGGCGATGGCTACACCATCATCCTGCGGGTGGCCGGACCAGATCCAGATCTCCGACCGGTGATGGGATTCATTGAGCGGGAGCTGCCCGGCAGCACGCTGAAGGAGAAGCACCGCAACATGCTGCAGTACCAGCTGCCCACCTCCCTCACCTCTCTTGCACGCATCTTCTCCCTGCTCTCTAAGAACAAGGAGGCCCTCAGCATCGAGGACTACTCCGTTTCCCAGACAACTCTGGACCAA GTGTTTGTAAATTTCGCCAAGGACCAAAGCGATGAAGACCATTTCAAAGAAGTGAATCTGAACAAGCGGGACGCTGTCGTTGTGGATCTCTCACAGCTGAACCCTTTCCTCACGGACAATAGCACCAGGGAGAGCTGCGTCTGA